The following are encoded together in the Anopheles nili chromosome 3, idAnoNiliSN_F5_01, whole genome shotgun sequence genome:
- the LOC128725231 gene encoding UV radiation resistance-associated gene protein has translation MFDRPRCRDWSPLSTQQLRLRSLIQISGHNITLPDTHPNPTAPLPAPIVPTGRHGRPKCTVYFTLHHAPQSAPFYTSERLDLHRNVLWAEIDCPGTIKSSLRGVCVRVWEHIETPAANGVLLEDGHVHTIVPTGANVDVPPCGTKVPQDGHVVDDRLEEHHGSDRMLFTWGVYFSGLVPLERRNEKRLRPNTLVFQLHGGYFTSAAYILEPHEQPPAVAGTTTTTAAAAVANVADGMIPKTIANAGHAGTPPSATIPIVGVEAGWRGGSGRGTTPTENVLHCDTSNNSSPVAATPQQFHLAPSSTSPNQWSFANGGALLGVEQRYEKLSVSPAAGSNSSGISTAIHRVRSTSPPAMSWTGPTETNLKLRYLLMEFPTAEVRASYDLLRLLAVQERQRRIRYEADSAKSLADRICMKSAYCLNLELFSSNHLVYRTAVNHRTGGMGKQLSRLLYQEREPIEPTILLRGQELRRRIERAKFRCRLLAQERDRICGDMQQLRNQLNVACDSNIERESALMERYRTYGREKEHLYQQKMAYASQKDSVREICAKMLTVRHQLLTGLNEIYYIKSTSQGIYTINDVPLPNAESYTDSTPALVLSVALGFVAHAVMMCSTFLDIPLRNPIKYDGSRSKIVDHIKLLPTVDRDFPLHCRSGPAPNAVLYGVYLLNQNISQLKHQLSMSRGDPRATLVNLHGILSIPGIGGTLLNRALEEPFQMLPASVFGSSSVDLKMSPGFLSLPGGSSSCSSSSGSYFRDSPSSSSRISRSVDNYTDRFQDRRLQILHHRPHQNHRHPLQQARHHSSSSGSAVDQDHHLPQRRGCGDNKFSSDPILAQAPLERPFDFEGGKKF, from the exons ATGTTCGATCGTCCGAGATGTCGCGACTGGAGTCCGCTGTCGACGCAGCAGCTACGGCTGCGCAGCTTAATACAGATATCTGGACACAACATTACCCTCCCGGACACGCACCCAAACCCGACGGCCCCCCTACCTGCCCCGATAGTACCGACGGGGCGGCATGGCAGACCGAAATGTACCGTGTACTTTACGCTACACCATGCGCCCCAATCCGCCCCGTTTTACACGAGCGAACGGCTTGACCTGCACCGGAACGTGCTGTGGGCGGAAATCGACTGCCCAGGCACGATCAAATCCTCCCTCcggggtgtgtgcgtgcgtgtgtgggaacACATCGAAACCCCGGCAGCGAATGGTGTGCTGCTGGAAGATGGCCACGTGCACACCATCGTCCCGACGGGTGCCAACGTTGACGTGCCGCCTTGCGGAACAAAAGTGCCTCAGGATGGTCACGTGGTTGACGATCGGTTAGAAGAGCACCATGGCTCCGATCGGATGCTGTTCACGTGGGGAGTTTACTTTTCCGGCCTGGTGCCACTGGAAAGACGCAACGAAAAGCGCCTCCGACCGAACACGCTCGTATTTCAGCTGCATGGTGGCTACTTCACGTCGGCCGCATATATCCTTGAACCGCACGAGCAGCCACCGGCGGTGGCgggaacgacgacgacaacggcggcggcggcggttgCTAATGTAGCCGACGGGATGATACCAAAAACAATCGCTAATGCTGGCCACGCTGGCACTCCACCTTCGGCTACGATCCCGATCGTGGGTGTCGAAGCGGGTTGGCGTGGTGGCAGTGGACGCGGAACCACTCCAACCGAAAACGTCTTACACTGTGATACTAGCAATAATTCCTCCCCAGTAGCGGCTACTCCTCAGCAGTTCCACCTGGCGCCCTCTTCCACATCCCCGAATCAGTGGAGTTTTGCGAACGGTGGTGCGCTGTTAGGCGTTGAGCAGCGGTACGAAAAGCTGTCCGTTTCGCCGGCGgccggcagcaacagcagcggtaTCAGCACCGCCATACACCGGGTCCGTTCCACCAGCCCGCCCGCGATGAGTTGGACAGGACCGACGGAGACGAATCTGAAGCTACGCTACCTGCTGATGGAGTTCCCAACGGCGGAAGTGCGCGCGAGCTACGAtctgctgcggttgctggCGGTACAGGAACGCCAACGGCGCATTCGTTACGAAGCGGACAGTGCCAAATCGCTCGCCGACCGTATCTGCATGAAGAGTGCCTACTGTCTGAACCTGGAGCTGTTCAGTAGCAACCATTTGGTTTACCGAACCGCGGTTAACCATCGAACTGGCGGCATGGGCAAACAGTTGAGCCGCCTGCTGTACCAGGAgcgcgaaccgatcgaaccgacgATACTACTGCGGGGGCAGGAACTGCGGCGGCGTATCGAGCGGGCTAAattccggtgccggttgttGGCGCAGGAGCGTGACAGGATTTGCGGTGACATGCAGCAGCTGCGCAATCAGCTTAACGTGGCGTGCGATAGCAATATCGAGCGCGAATCGGCACTAATGGAGCGTTACCGGACGTACGGGCGCGAGAAGGAGCATCTCTACCAGCAAAAGATGGCCTACGCTAGTCAGAAGGATAGTGTGCGAGAAATCTGCGCAAAGATGCTGACTGTGCGGCACCAGTTGCTGACGGGgttgaatgaaatttattacattaaATCG ACGAGCCAAGGCATCTACACGATCAACGACGTTCCGCTGCCGAATGCGGAATCGTACACCGACTCAACGCCGGCGCTGGTCCTCAGCGTTGCTCTTGGCTTCGTTGCCCACGCTGTGATGATGTGTTCCACTTTTTTAGATATTCCTCTACG AAACCCTATTAAATATGACGGTTCTCGATCGAAGATAGTGGACCACATTAAGCTGTTGCCGACGGTGGATCGAGA CTTCCCTCTGCATTGCCGTTCCGGTCCGGCACCGAACGCCGTACTGTACGGAGTGTACCTGCTGAATCAGAACATTTCCCAGCTCAAGCATCAGCTTTCGATGAGCCGAGGCGATCCACGGGCAACGCTTGTTAACCTGCACGGTATTCTCTCCATTCCGGGCATCGGTGGCACTCTGCTAAATCGTGCCCTCGAGGAACCGTTCCAAATGCTACCCGCGTCCGTGTTCGGTTCCTCGTCGGTCGATCTTAAGATGTCCCCGGGGTTCCTCTCGCTCCCGGGTGGCAgtagcagctgcagcagcagcagtggctcATACTTTCGTGACAGCCCCTCAAGCAGCAG CAGGATTTCCCGGTCGGTTGATAACTACACGGACCGGTTTCAGGATCGGCGACTGCAAATATTGCACCATAGACCGCACCAAAACCATCGACATCCGCTACAGCAAGCGAGGCACCACTCGAGCAGCAGTGGCAGTGCCGTCGATCAGGACCACCACCTCCCGCAGCGGCGCGGTTGTGGCGATAATAAATTCTCCTCCGATCCCATCCTAGCGCAGGCTCCACTGGAGCGGCCGTTCGACTTTGAAGGTGGTAAAAAATTCTAG
- the LOC128723127 gene encoding uncharacterized protein LOC128723127, which translates to MNFRVSELTEIALQILGYKLYDRNGTQTESLENVIEKYQFSSEKVEPTTAQKGQKRKQSSVSSAVGQKQFMAQFDLPDFDTILIDTNKYVEGQMTSFIKQLQSSLVSVCRDTDYRNHRKGIRIQNAVCIGKELPVFCSTVSKTYNTMKYVDEQDIISRSNDEDFDKEEYILVKQGLLLREFNTLLQLLKHILDTTPKTIKELDATWLLMLKSYEAILGRKTRM; encoded by the exons ATGAATTTTCGTGTATCGGAACTGACGGAGATCGCCCTCCAAATTCTTGGCTACAAGTTGTACGACAGGAATGGAACGCAGACCGAATCGTTGGAGAATGTGATCGAAAAGTACCAGTTCAGTTCGGAAAAGGTAGAACCCACCACAGCCCAAAAGGGtcaaaagcgaaaacaatCCTCGGTCTCGAGCGCTGTGGGACAGAAGCAGTTCATGGCACAATTTGATCTTCCCGATTTTGATACGATCCTGATCGATACGAATAAGTACGTCGAAGGTCAGATGACGTCGTTTATAAAGCAGCTCCAATCCTCCTTGGTATCGGTTTGTCGGGATACGGACTACAGGAATCATAGGAAGGGAATACGGATCCAGAATGCAGTGTGCATCGGTAAAGAGCTACCGGTCTTTTGTAGCACGGTGTCCAAAACGTACAATACGATGAAATACGTCGACGAGCAGGACATAATCTCTCGCTCGAATG ATGAGGACTTTGATAAGGAAGAGTACATTTTAGTCAAACAAGGTTTGCTATTGCGGGAATTCAACACCCTACTGCAGTTGCTTAAGCACATATTAGATACCACCCCCAAAACCATAAAGGAGCTGGACGCGACGTGGCTGTTGATGCTGAAATCATATGAAGCCAT CCTCGGTCGAAAAACCCGTATGTGA
- the LOC128723126 gene encoding uncharacterized protein LOC128723126, producing MIMTDALKMTDMQQRASIEYERQRHLANWLIESSPHMPKPTAAQQKQLQQHQQQLQQQQLQQLAGTKQPKGAKLKPSPMFLLAKIGHNVSLAVGGGGTTVGGGGGGGGGNSLVAGSTFNSQTNLPLQILAPGGGREGNKPKLRRFNSHDTSANMFSVADFENARLARRNELENAALLRQRTTRYKLNSLSSGGGGAGGGGGMGGGGGDCSTGESKGSKLSSNESTTEPLIAEQFLERFSLPRVIRLSYTSTISPTSGGAGGQPGDQTMTSSSSAESSSTAERPNGNATPKGKGKKTKGGSVPMGAGGGDLFLLYRYMRGYRSYHVFNTKAGTSRKKGYKIPHDFPGYFSFINDKGAPTATIYTTIVQLVRDQVYKFLSLDNLSAYTESHDNFSHKTHYVKATAKAGQVYRLLAVFQDGDHKSTTGANHKDGSGTGTGGSVGGREKERGKYAQLLDDNRQVYYVSLSAKGKFYEIEQHSAPVLQKHTNFGNHHQLHSLQSGNNTSGSSNTGTGGAQNGHRKPKQLSRDCVHRIGFIMQSDPCLPLNLKLISPQIGGHSSNVPEYVTIAKISEENFLIACPLDEQQLTTTLTLTKLHLTPQMKFAKCTMGFENEQHMFLNANVQTVLKFCQFNADTFLCVVDHETNAVELQQMSALSGGPGQSLTLATTTTTGPSSLGSSASGGGGGGGGGGGGAKHESKGADVLRRFGRLFGGGSGGGNDRNGSGHEKEDSIIFLSKNDLESLECAGGRELNRLEGEHLHHQHHLHSHQHHHHSLVDDRTLGDRSEGNPSEPHSLPVPSFRSEKMKVFASPSGKTKERTGGAAVSSASGRWFRGFGGRSGGNEPVSADDEWDKRTSLDRYRDMSKLIQERFGTLGMLSVSSRAASTDRISVFDDGTMVSLNPASSVASVGAREKCLSLQHIEQKSKPDLVPPQHAGNGSTRAGENDADDTGSEVAVSELGDGKFFPQRHSTNQQSFMTQKLYSEFHVKTKQYSKSSSSIQQLLHLASGSQPVRSGPCSELASGKKGGMLKGRFRSSGSSHQVRNGHEVVLSFEDLRCMNNASDESIDRQHESRPATRRTKVVSLREPSPVAVDATILDDLPYSSVRDSIVLQTDGTTVPVESIYAEICADGPAAMASVGGGVSTVAPPKPPTLQPLEKRFVSIRINVPPCDSAGSGPVSLNPAGATSNTNRSSSHSSSNSNSSNSSNNSSRCSSAVSSPLEDNIYNTIK from the exons ATGATCATGACCGACGCACTCAAGATGACCGACATGCAGCAACGTGCCAGCATCGAGTACGAACGGCAGCGCCACCTGGCGAACTGGCTGATCGAATCGAGCCCACACATGCCGAAACCAACCGCCGCCCAGCAGaagcagctccagcagcaccagcaacagctgcagcagcaacagctccaacaGCTAGCCGGCACCAAGCAGCCCAAGGGCGCCAAGCTTAAACCGAGCCCAATGTTTCTGTTGGCAAAAATCGGCCACAACGTGAGCCTTGCCGTTGGTGGAGGAGGCACCACTGtcggaggtggtggtggtggtggaggcggaaACTCCCTCGTAGCCGGTTCGACGTTCAACTCCCAAACGAACCTCCCGCTGCAGATCCTGGCCCCGGGTGGGGGTCGTGAAGGCAACAAACCGAAGCTAAGACGTTTCAACTCCCACGACACTAGCGCCAACATGTTCTCGGTGGCGGATTTTGAAAACGCACGCTTAGCTCGCCGAAatgagctggaaaatgcgGCTCTACTGCGGCAGCGAACCACCCGGTACAAGCTTAACTCGTTGTCctccggtggaggtggtgctggtggtggtggtgggatgggtggtggtggcggggACTGCTCGACGGGGGAAAGCAAGGGCTCGAAGTTGAGCTCGAACGAATCGACAACGGAACCGCTGATTGCGGAACAGTTCCTTGAGCGGTTCTCGTTACCCCGCGTCATCCGCCTCTCGTACACTTCCACCATCTCACCGACCTCGGGAGGAGCGGGAGGGCAGCCGGGGGATCAGACAATGACGTCATCGAGCTCGGCCGAATCGAGCAGTACCGCGGAACGCCCAAACGGAAATGCCACCCCGAAAGGGAAGGGCAAGAAGACGAAGGGTGGCTCAGTACCGATGGGAGCCGGTGGAGGAGACTTGTTCCTGTTGTACCGGTATATGCGAGGTTACAGGAGCTACCACGTGTTCAACACCAAGGCTGGTACGAGCAGGAAGAAGGGCTACAAGATACCGCACGATTTTCCCG GGTACTTCTCCTTCATCAACGACAAGGGCGCTCCGACGGCAACCATCTACACTACGATCGTGCAGCTGGTGCGGGATCAGGTGTACAAGTTCCTCTCGCTGGACAACCTCTCCGCCTACACGGAATCGCACG ACAACTTCAGCCACAAGACACACTACGTGAAGGCGACGGCCAAAGCCGGCCAGGTGTACCGGTTGCTGGCGGTGTTCCAGGATGGTGACCACAAATCGACGACCGGTGCAAACCACAAGGACGGTTcgggcaccggaaccggtggaagTGTTGGTGGGCGTGAGAAGGAACGCGGAAAGTACGCCCAACTGCTGGATGACAATCGGCAG GTGTACTACGTGTCGCTGTCCGCCAAAGGGAAGTTCTACGAAATCGAGCAGCACAGCGCACCGGTTCTGCAGAAACACACCAACTTCGGGAACCACCATCAGCTGCACAGCCTGCAGAGTGGAAACAACACGAGCGGTAgcagcaacaccggcaccgggggGGCCCAGAATGGGCACCGGAAACCGAAACAGCTCAGCCGGGATTGTGTGCACCGGATCGGGTTCATCATGCAGTCGGATCCGTGTTTGCCGCTGAACTTGAAGCTCATCTCGCCGCAGATCGGTGGCCACTCCTCGAACGTGCCTG AGTACGTGACGATCGCGAAGATCAGTGAGGAGAACTTCCTGATCGCGTGCCCACTGGATGAGCAGCAGCTGACGACGACGTTGACGCTGACGAAGCTGCACCTTACGCCGCAGATGAAGTTTGCCAAGTGCACGATGGGTTTCGAGAACGAGCAGCACATGTTCCTGAACGCGAACGTGCAGACGGTGCTGAAGTTTTGCCAGTTTAATGCCGACACGTTCCTGTGCGTTGTGGATCACGAGACGAACGCGGTTGAGCTGCAGCAGATGAGTGCGCTTTCCGGTGGTCCTGGGCAGTCGCTTACGCTGgcgacgacgaccacgactGGACCGAGTTCGCTAGGATCGAGCGCaagtggtggtggcggtggtggaggtggaggtggtggtggggcCAAACACGAGTCCAAAGGCGCGGATGTCCTGAGACGATTTGGCCGGCTGTTTGGTGGTGGATCTGGTGGTGGCAACGACCGGAACGGTTCCGGTCACGAGAAAGAGGATTCCATCATATTTTTAAGTAAAAATGATCTGGAAAGTCTCGAATGCGCCGGTGGCCGAGAGTTGAACCGACTGGAGGGTGAACACCTGCATCACCAGCATCATTTGCAcagccaccaacaccaccatcacagCCTGGTGGATGACCGGACGCTTGGGGATCGATCGGAGGGCAATCCATCCGAACCGCACTCACTTCCGGTGCCAAGCTTCCGGAGCGAGAAGATGAAGGTGTTCGCGTCACCGAGCGGTAAAACGAAGGAGCGAACCGGTGGAGCAGCTGTGTCCTCGGCATCAGGACGATGGTTCCGAGGATTCGGTGGTCGATCGGGTGGAAATGAGCCCGTGTCAGCGGATGACGAGTGGGACAAACGGACGAGCCTCGATCGCTACCGGGACATGTCCAAGTTGATTCAGGAGCGCTTCGGGACGCTCGGCATGCTATCGGTTTCGTCCCGTGCGGCCAGCACCGACCGGATCAGCGTGTTCGATGATGGCACGATGGTGAGCCTTAACCCAGCGTCCTCGGTGGCCAGTGTGGGTGCGCGCGAGAAGTGCCTCTCGTTGCAGCACATCGAGCAGAAGAGTAAACCGGATCTGGTTCCGCCACAGCATGCCGGTAACGGATCGACGCGGGCCGGTGAAAATGATGCCGACGATACCGGGAGTGAGGTGGCAGTTTCTGAGCTTGGAGATGGGAAGTTTTTCCCGCAGCGCCACAGCACCAACCAGCAGTCGTTTATGACGCAGAAGCTGTACAGCGAGTTCCACGTGAAGACGAAGCAGTACAGCAAGTCGTCCTCGAGCAtccagcagctgttgcatCTGGCGAgcggcagccaaccggtccgGTCGGGGCCGTGTAGTGAGCTGGCAAGCGGCAAGAAAGGTGGCATGTTGAAGGGGCGTTTCCGGAGCAGCGGCAGTAGCCATCAGGTGCGAAACGGTCACGAGGTTGTGCTGTCGTTCGAGGATCTGCGCTGCATGAACAACGCGAGTgatgaatcgatcgatcggcagcATGAATCCAGACCGGCCACCAGGCGCACGAAGGTGGTGTCCTTGCGGGAACCATCACCGGTTGCCGTGGATGCGACGATCTTGGACGATCTGCCGTACAGCAGCGTGCGGGACTCGATCGTGCTGCAGACGGATGGAACCACCGTACCGGTGGAGAGCATTTACGCGGAAATCTGCGCCGATGGGCCGGCTGCGATGGCctcggtcggtggtggcgtttcgaCGGTGGCACCTCCAAAACCGCCAACCTTGCAGCCACTGGAGAAGCGATTCGTGAGCATCCGCATCAATGTGCCACCGTGCGACAGCGCTGGGTCGGGTCCGGTGAGCCTCAATCCGGCCGGTGctaccagcaacaccaaccgcagcagcagccacagtagcagcaacagcaacagcagcaacagcagcaacaacagcagccgcTGTTCGTCGGCCGTCTCTAGTCCGCTCGAAGACAACATCTACAACACGATCAAGTAG